One window from the genome of Cucumis melo cultivar AY chromosome 10, USDA_Cmelo_AY_1.0, whole genome shotgun sequence encodes:
- the LOC103501421 gene encoding transcription factor DIVARICATA, with amino-acid sequence METLYPSSHLSSSAWFVLDNPSTKWTKEENKMFESALAIYDKETPDRWFKVAAMIPGKTVSDVIKQYKELEEDVCEIEAGRFPIPGYDLASSFSFEFVDDRNFDVYRRKSSVGRGSDHERKKGVPWTEEEHKQFLRGLLKYGKGDWRNISRNFVNSKTPTQVASHAQKYFMRQLSGGKDKRRPSIHDITTVNLTEPTASENEKLSSMDQFSKLPSLQKSPCYQKLLFDWNRSNNVGFLGLGSNYGDRLVSFPSGIAANGIKNEQDHELNSAYYGTYSKPHKSIFQFEPSRYQIYG; translated from the exons ATGGAAACCCTGTATCCATCTTCACATCTCTCGAGCTCTGCTTGGTTTGTGCTTGATAATCCAAGCACAAAGTGGACTAAAGAAGAGAACAAGATGTTTGAGAGTGCTCTTGCTATATACGATAAAGAAACACCTGATAGATGGTTCAAAGTAGCTGCTATGATCCCTGGAAAAACTGTGAGTGATGTGATTAAGCAATATAAGGAGCTTGAAGAAGATGTTTGTGAAATAGAAGCTGGGAGATTCCCAATCCCAGGTTATGATCTTGcctcttctttttcatttgagTTTGTTGATGATCGAAATTTCGATGTGTATAGAAGGAAATCTTCTGTTGGTAGGGGCTCTGATCatgaaaggaagaaaggggTCCCATGGACAGAGGAAGAACACAA GCAATTTCTACGGGGACTTTTGAAGTATGGAAAAGGGGATTGGAGAAACATCTCAAGAAACTTTGTGAACTCCAAAACTCCTACACAAGTGGCAAGCCATGCTCAAAAGTACTTCATGAGGCAGCTTTCAGGAGGGAAAGACAAGAGAAGGCCAAGCATCCATGATATCACGACTGTTAATCTCACAGAGCCCACAGCATCAGAGAATGAGAAGTTATCTTCAATGGATCAATTTTCCAAGCTTCCTTCACTGCAGAAGTCACCCTGCTATCAAAAGCTTTTGTTTGACTGGAACCGATCCAATAACGTGGGGTTTCTTGGTTTAGGATCTAACTATGGTGATCGTCTCGTGTCATTCCCATCTGGGATTGCTGCAAATGGAATAAAGAATGAGCAAGATCATGAACTGAACAGTGCATATTATGGAACTTATTCCAAACCTCATAAATCCATATTCCAATTTGAACCCTCAAGATATCAAATTTACGGATGA
- the LOC103501422 gene encoding coronatine-insensitive protein 1, translating to MEERDSSRVNMGMPDVILGCVMPYIQDPKDRNAISQVCHRWYELDALTRNHVTIALCYTTTPERLRQRFVHLESLKLKGKPRAAMFNLIPEDWGGYVTPWVKEIAISFNRLKSLHFRRMIVVDSDLELLASARGRVLVSLKLDKCSGFSTDGLFHIGRSCRNLKTLFLEESSILEKDGQWLRELARNNTALETLNFYMTDLTQVRFEDLELIARNCRSLISVKISDCEILDLVGFFRAAGALEEFCGGSFGFNDQPERYAGIALPQNLRNLGLTYMGRSEMPIVFPFASLLKKLDLLYALLHTEDHCTLIQRCPNLEILETRNVIGDRGLEVLARHCKKLKRLRIERGADEQGLEDEEGLVSQRGLIALAQGCLELEYLAVYVSDITNASLECIGTYSKNLSDFRLVLLDREVRITDLPLDNGVQALLRGCSEKLKRFALYLRPGGLTDVGLGYIGRYSPNVRWMLLGYVGESDAGLVEFSRGCPSLQKLEVRGCCFSEQALAESVLNLTSLRYLWVQGYRGSSSGRDLLAMARRYWNIELIPSRRVVVPDQVGEMVVAEHPAHILAYYSLAGPRTDFPESVVPLDS from the exons ATGGAAGAACGGGATAGTAGTAGAGTAAATATGGGGATGCCGGATGTGATTCTTGGCTGTGTAATGCCCTATATTCAGGACCCCAAAGATCGTAACGCTATTTCTCAAGTTTGCCATAGATGGTACGAGCTTGATGCGCTTACTCGTAACCATGTTACCATAGCTCTTTGCTACACCACCACACCCGAACGGCTACGGCAACGGTTTGTTCATCTCGAGTCCTTGAAATTGAAGGGTAAACCAAGAGCTGCAATGTTTAATTTAATACCTGAGGATTGGGGTGGATATGTTACTCCATGGGTAAAGGAGATTGCTATTTCTTTCAACCGCTTGAAGTCTCTTCACTTCCGGCGTATGATTGTCGTAGATTCGGATCTGGAGCTTCTTGCTAGTGCACGAGGCCGTGTTCTTGTGTCGCTTAAACTCGATAAATGCTCTGGATTCTCCACCGATGGACTATTCCATATTGGACGCTCTTGCAG GAATTTGAAAACATTGTTTTTGGAAGAGAGCTCAATTCTGGAGAAAGATGGACAATGGTTACGTGAACTTGCTAGGAACAACACAGCGCTTGAGACGTTAAACTTTTACATGACAGATCTTACCCAAGTTAGATTTGAAGATCTTGAACTTATAGCCAGGAACTGTCGTTCCTTAATTTCTGTGAAAATTAGTGACTGTGAAATCCTTGATCTCGTGGGCTTCTTTCGTGCTGCTGGTGCTTTGGAGGAATTTTGTGGAGGTTCCTTCGGCTTCAATGACCAACCAGAGAGGTATGCAGGTATAGCATTGCCTCAGAACCTGCGTAATTTGGGTCTTACATACATGGGAAGAAGTGAAATGCCAATAGTTTTCCCTTTTGCAAGTCTTCTCAAGAAGTTGGATCTTTTGTATGCTCTGCTTCATACTGAAGATCATTGTACTTTGATTCAGAGATGCCCCAACTTAGAAATTCTTGAG ACTAGAAATGTGATTGGAGATAGAGGATTAGAAGTTCTTGCTCGTCATTGCAAGAAACTGAAAAGGCTTAGAATTGAGCGAGGTGCGGACGAGCAGGGATTAGAAGATGAAGAAGGTCTTGTTTCACAAAGAGGATTGATTGCTTTGGCTCAGGGATGTCTGGAATTGGAATACTTAGCTGTATATGTGTCAGATATTACTAATGCATCTCTCGAGTGCATCGGCACATACTCAAAAAATCTCAGCGATTTTCGCCTTGTCCTGCTGGATCGAGAAGTACGGATAACGGATTTGCCACTTGACAATGGTGTTCAAGCTCTATTGAGAGGGTGTTCAGAGAAGCTGAAGAGATTTGCTTTATATCTTCGGCCTGGTGGATTGACAGACGTTGGTCTTGGTTATATAGGAAGGTATAGCCCAAATGTCAGATGGATGCTTCTTGGTTATGTGGGGGAATCTGATGCTGGGCTAGTGGAATTCTCTCGCGGCTGCCCTAGCCTACAGAAGCTTGAAGTTAGAGGATGTTGCTTTAGTGAACAAGCATTAGCAGAGTCCGTATTGAACCTAACTTCCCTCAGGTACCTATGGGTTCAAGGCTACAGAGGATCCTCTTCAGGCCGCGATCTTCTTGCAATGGCTCGCCGGTACTGGAACATCGAATTGATTCCGTCGAGACGAGTTGTTGTGCCTGATCAAGTTGGGGAGATGGTGGTGGCTGAACACCCTGCTCATATACTTGCATACTACTCCCTAGCAGGACCAAGAACTGATTTTCCAGAGAGCGTTGTACCGTTGGATTCGTAG
- the LOC127151122 gene encoding uncharacterized protein LOC127151122 — protein sequence MTPEEEQLKIASGELFENFRSSTIIQSKNGGSKRVREVVNDEDELKKSKKQKSKIKMKKAIRNLQDRVAVVEGQLNTIKSDIDELKGLMSTILKHIGLQRKGDEGDHKVSEGLEDEHIEVKKKGDEDVLEKKVDIGLEEPIDVVDDEDVIEIEPFLTQRPHVRPARRKRASVYLSTPFTTLPKRSLTSTTSTSESEAIVYDPMHKILDVHLDRLRAWITDKRTDDELRETFHGKKSKAFFRDLFMCRRWLSDEHLDALFLFIRLKIKAAGIPSSQNFTTADTIFMRILVSKWPLYKECIKENRPFDWDEEYRLVDYVVGSKVDFQDPWASVDYVYSPFNVHGNHWVLLCLDLVSCQVKVWDSLPSLTTAEEMTNILLPIRQLVPKLLDSTGFFDRRGRSSTYKEPWPVVIVDPIPLQRNNCDCGVFAIKYFEYIAAGVGLDTLCQENMSYFRKQLAFQVWTNTPMY from the exons atgacacctgaagaggagcaattgaaaattgcttcaggtgaactttttgaaaacttccgctcatctaccattattcagtcgaagaatggtggttcaaaaagagtacgagaagttgttaacgatgaagatgagttgaaaaagagtaagaaacagaagtccaagattaagatgaaaaaggctattcgaaatctccaagatcgagtagcggttgttgaaggccaacttaatactataaaatccgatattgacgaattgaagggcctgatgtcaaccatattgaagcacattggacttcaaagaaag ggtgacgaaggggaccacaaggtgtccgaaggcttggaggatgaacacattgaagttaaaaagaag ggtgacgaagatgtgttggagaagaaggttgatattggtttagaggagccaatagatgtcgttgacgatgaggacgtcatagagatagaaccatttctcactcaacgaccacacgttcggcccgcccgtaggaagcgtgcaagtgtttacctatcaaccccattcacaactctacctaaacggtctctgacatcaaccaccagcacctctgagtctgaagcaattgtttatgatcctatgcacaaaatacttgacgtccatttagatagacttcgagcgtggattacagacaagcgtacagacgatgagctgcgtgaaacctttcatgggaaaaaatcgaaggcttttttcagagacttgtttatgtgtcgccggtggttgtcggatgag catttggatgcactttttcttttcattcgcttgaagattaaggcagccgggataccttcttctcagaacttcacaactgcggacacaatctttatg cgcattttagtttcgaagtggcccctatacaaagaatgtattaaagagaatcgcccgtttgactgggacgaagagtataggttggttgactatgttgtcgggtcaaaagtggacttccaagatccttgggcaagtgttgattacgtttactctccattcaatgtccatggcaaccattgggttctattatgcttggatttggtaagttgtcaagtgaaggtatgggattcgcttccgtcacttacaactgccgaagagatgacaaacatattactgcccattcgacagttggtgccaaagttgttagatagtactggcttctttgataggagaggtagatcatcgacatacaaggaaccttggccagttgtcattgttgacccaattccacttcaacgaaataattgtgattgtggcgtattcgcaattaagtattttgagtacatagctgctggtgttggtttagatacattatgtcaagaaaacatgtcatactttagaaaacaattagcatttcaagtatggaccaacactcctatgtattga
- the LOC127151370 gene encoding uncharacterized protein LOC127151370: MNNKSLEQSDSSPQREQLSPQREQSQTVAEESEMHPITKKKHFRSKKSNDKEERSHSKSYKKLKKEIKEVRKDLSTLTSIVCRMDDTITKQSLELYEMKQMLERLVQNQTENQGNDHTDQNDNEYVVQEQHTQQQPTEEQHTERQEETQREHEEERGSDISIDGRDADLLMTIRDISDSLSHQIQKESDLPQMITTLPYVSQPLALCELAPMDQTVQIVNEESQLETTKKQVEMKKNDEAVTLVEKEPVTVPDKDVEEKPIKRRKLCKIANKEVQHEDEQGNPPTTSAQIISVSTTPVPDVEIREVDPYNPMWKVDPKLWKEYLQWKKSRKTTHEERKVVSTTRKKDFFRQLEENTWVHGDTLDLLFAHLQNKMLHLKHHCKRSFRILHSSFLTGINKPDCIVWNHIFDTHLVTPDNKKAEWTDPTAHLSIWTEKDVEYYFNTAVGDYNDIPGWGDVNYVITCINIKEHWLAIAADMRKCRIYVFDSMPNYVEQKLVDEALQMPARCIASLAIAIGVNLHSDRFTYGPWPIRRSKATLQKGRSLDCGIFCTKFVECLVTASDLGCLTVPNMKLFRQQYVLELWANKYFC; this comes from the exons atgaacaacaaatcattggagcaatcagactcatctccacaaagagaacAACTCTCACCCCAAAgggaacaaagtcaaacagtggctgaggagtctgaaatgcatccaatcaccaagaagaaacatttcagatcaaagaagtccaatgacaaagaagaacgaagtcattcaaaatcctacaagaaactgaagaaggaaataaaagaagttcgtaaggatttatccacactgacttctatagtctgtaggatggatgacacaatcacaaagcagtcattggagctgtatgaaatgaagcagatgctggagagattggtccag aatcaaactgaaaatcaagggaatgatcatactgatcagaatgacaatgagtatgttgttcaagaacaacatactcaacaacaacctactgaagaacaacatactgaacgtcaagaggaaacccaaag ggaacatgaagaggaacgtggtagtgatataagcatagacggtagggatgcagacttgctaatgactataagagatatatcggatagtctaagtcatcaaattcagaaagaaTCAGACCTGCCACagatgattactacccttccatatgtgagccaacctcttgcactttgtgaattggctccaatggatcaaactgtacaaattgtaaatgaagaatctcaactg gaaacaacaaaaaaacaggttgagatgaaaaaaaatgatgaagcagttactttggttgaaaaagaaccagtaactgtgcctgataaagatgtggaagaaaaaccaataaagagaagaaagctatgtaaaatagcaaataaagaggtgcaacatgaagatgaacaaggtaatccacccacaacatctgctcagatcatatcagtatctacaacacctgtcccagatgtggaaatcagagaagtagatccatataatccgatgtggaaagtggatccaaaattatggaaggaatacttgcaatggaaaaaatcaagaaaaacaacccatgaagaaaggaaagtagtctccacaaccagaaagaaagactttttcagacagcttgaagaaaacacatgggtacatggagac acattggatCTGCTATTCGcccacttgcagaataaaatgttgcatctcaagcaccattgcaagcgttcttttagaatattacattcctcttttctg actggaatcaataaaccagactgcattgtttggaaccacatttttgatactcatctggtgacaccagataataagaaagctgaatggacagacccaacagcacacctaagtatatggacagaaaaagatgtcgaatactatttcaacactgctgttggtgattacaacgacataccagggtggggagatgtcaactacgtgattacctgcatcaacataaaagaacactggttggctattgcagctgatatgagaaaatgcaggatctacgtgttcgactcaatgccaaattatgttgagcagaaacttgttgatgaagctcttcaaatgcctgcacgatgcattgcctcactcgcgattgcaattggagtcaacctccattcagatcgtttcacatatggcccttggccaatacgcagatcgaaggccacattacagaaagggcgttcattggattgtggaattttctgtaccaaatttgttgaatgccttgtaactgctagtgaccttggttgtctaactgtgccaaacatgaaactgtttagacaacaatatgtgctggaactttgggccaataaatacttttgttaa
- the LOC127151123 gene encoding uncharacterized protein LOC127151123 encodes MAHVRILVRHGGEWDEGRRKYEGGVLKGIVVPKEITHKDLQSELYDLAEVDPTKFDIKIRCIYEIKGEKEAPPFELSNDRDLKFYILSENPLEVPLYLSFEPTSNRSMKVLNKDYNSVSGSNQVQNLNPHPPPIGMDRLDENEVDIGEVEGGLCHNMIGTNSAIWESYESYHSIDDTFTLESVEMYNELFDIPEQRDAPTKDCKGKGKVDYRSSSRKLKTKGSGWSEESSTSEELDVGQIFFCKRDLSMRLSVLAMKKNFQFVVKKSTKEVLFVRCIDNKCGWRLRAVRLKDSNIFKIKKYVKVHSCSLEFLNRDHRQAKSWVVGELIKSKFKGPGRIYKPRDIIEDMRQDYGINMSYEKAWRARENAYERVRGSPEESYNLLRRYGEALKFTNSGTIFHMELEDDRFFKYLFMAVGACVRGFLNCIRPVIVMDGTFLKNKYRGQLIVAVCLDGNNQIYPLAFGVVDRETDDSIQWFLEKLKGAIGEVPNLGFVTDRKTCFAKGISSVFPSAFHGLCVQHLSQNLHDKYKNDTVATLFYNASRTYRESTFVEAWRHLLSFPNGSGKYLNDVGIARWSRVHCPGRRYNMMTTNIAESMNSILKEPRDLPIASFLENVRALLQRWFWERREEGIKVTSTLTKWAELVIQKKQEGALTMKVNPIDCYQFHVKDLDKEEVVNLQTKECTCKEFQAEQLPCSHAIAAARVRNINVYSLCANYYTNECLLAAYAEAVYPVGNQSDWKTSEDYVHMTVLPPKVVKRVGRPKKKRIPSVGEAPKLHKCGRCKQIGHNRLTCTNPISYTDKSSIQD; translated from the coding sequence atggcacatgttcggattttagtgcgtcacggtggtgaatgggatgagggacgaagaaaatatgaaggaggagtgttaaaaggcattgttgtccctaaagaaataacacacaaagatttacagtctgaactatatgaccttgcagaagttgaccctacaaagtttgacataaagataagatgtatatatgagatcaaaggggaaaaggaagctcctccatttgagttaagcaatgaccgtgatttgaagttttatattcttagtgaaaatccattggaggtccccctatacctatcgtttgagcctacaagcaatcgaagcatgaaagtgttaaacaaagattacaattcagtatctgggagcaaccaagttcaaaatttaaaccctcatcctcctccaattggaatggatagattagatgagaatgaagttgatattggtgaagtcgagggtggcttgtgtcataacatgatagggaccaattcggctatatgggaatcatatgagtcatatcattcaatagatgatacttttacattggagtcagttgagatgtacaatgaattgtttgacatcccagaacaaagagatgctcctacaaaagattgcaaaggaaaaggtaaagttgactacaggtcctctagtcggaagttgaagacaaaaggaagtggctggtcggaagaaagctctacaagtgaagagttggatgtaggacaaatatttttttgcaagagagatttgtcaatgagattaagtgtgttggcaatgaaaaaaaattttcagtttgtagtaaaaaagtctacaaaagaggttcttttcgttagatgcatcgacaacaagtgtggttggagattgcgagcggttagactgaaggattcaaatatattcaagattaaaaagtatgtgaaagttcattcatgttctcttgagtttttgaatcgtgaccataggcaagcaaaatcttgggttgttggagaattaatcaagtccaaattcaaggggcccggtcgcatatacaaaccacgtgatatcatagaagacatgaggcaagactatggcataaatatgagttatgagaaagcatggcgtgccagagaaaatgcatatgaacgagtgcgagggtctcctgaagagtcatataatcttttgcgtagatatggtgaagcactcaaatttacaaattcaggtacaatatttcacatggaactcgaagatgatcgtttctttaaatatctttttatggctgttggtgcatgtgttagaggattcttaaattgcattagaccggtcatagtcatggacggaacatttcttaagaacaaatatcggggtcagttgatagtggccgtttgtttagatggtaacaatcagatctatcctctagcctttggagtagttgatagagaaacagatgactcaatacagtggttcttagaaaaattgaaaggtgcaataggggaggtgcctaatctaggctttgtgacagatcggaaaacatgcttcgccaagggtatttcatcagttttcccatctgcattccacggcctttgtgtccaacatttgagtcaaaatttgcatgataaatataagaatgacacggttgctactttgttttataatgcatcgagaacatatcgtgaatcaacgtttgttgaagcgtggagacatcttctttcatttcctaatggttcagggaaatatttaaatgatgttggaatagcacgatggtctcgtgttcactgcccaggaagacggtataacatgatgacaacaaatatagcggagtccatgaattctatactgaaagaacctagagatttgcctattgcttcattccttgaaaatgttcgagctttgctacaacgttggttttgggagcgtcgagaagaaggcattaaagtgacgtctacattgaccaaatgggcagagttagttattcaaaagaaacaagaaggagctttgacaatgaaggtcaacccaattgactgttaccaatttcatgtcaaagatttagataaggaggaggtcgtaaaccttcagactaaagaatgcacttgcaaggagtttcaagctgagcaactaccatgctcacatgccattgctgcagcacgggttcgtaatataaatgtttatagtttatgtgctaattattacactaatgaatgtttgttggctgcatatgcggaggccgtctacccagttgggaatcagtcagattggaagacaagcgaagactacgtacatatgactgttttacctccaaaagtagtcaaaagagttggtcgaccgaagaaaaagaggattccaagtgttggtgaagctccgaaattgcataagtgtggtcggtgtaaacaaataggtcacaacagattaacgtgtaccaatccaatttcatataccgacaagtcgagcatacaagattag